A DNA window from Onthophagus taurus isolate NC chromosome 1, IU_Otau_3.0, whole genome shotgun sequence contains the following coding sequences:
- the LOC139429545 gene encoding uncharacterized protein, whose translation MSTQKLNIYREPIVDNSIAREEVHSYHPSTNSFQNNDIFTIELNQEDVLFSFFESYIRIEGDYKEKLNDPTDTIQLTHNLPTYLFEYIAFEHNGTEIERVREPGLTSLIRTLLQQNEVECKSLEIAGLKWPPEGNLPTVSANKDFTFQIPLSHIFGLFRDYNHVMRGRFKFRFVRSRTDSNCYKSTSKADSSTAEFTVKTVTLLAKHVYPSPSIKMKLLDGLNKNANIPVPFRKWSFYELPSMRKGNKEIWSVTSTTNRGRPQYVIVAFQTNRKDQPNSDCTLFDHLNIIDLKVYLNSYCYPFESMNLEFAKENYVELYKMYTEFQPYIWETSRKQPIMDFASFKKRPLFVVDTTKNNDEEAAPSASCEVRIEIQSGKDFPPDTKAYCILLQESMYTYKPLSGEVSVIIN comes from the coding sequence ATGTCTacacaaaagttaaatatatacCGCGAACCCATCGTGGATAATTCGATCGCTAGAGAAGAAGTGCATAGTTACCATCCTTCcacaaattcttttcaaaataacgATATATTCACCATTGAACTAAACCAAgaagatgttttattttcgttcTTCGAAAGTTATATACGTATTGAGGGagattacaaagaaaaattaaacgatcCAACTGATACTATCCAGCTAACGCAcaacttaccaacatatcTATTTGAGTATATCGCATTTGAGCATAACGGTACTGAAATCGAACGGGTACGTGAACCCGGTTTAACATCATTGATTCGAACCCTACTTCAACAAAACGAAGTGGAATGCAAATCTTTAGAAATAGCTGGTTTAAAATGGCCACCCGAAGGAAATTTGCCTACAGTTAGTGCGAACAAGGATTTCACGTTTCAAATCCCATTAAGTCATATTTTCGGATTATTTAGGGACTATAATCACGTTATGAGAGGTCGCTTCAAATTTAGATTTGTTAGAAGTCGTACTGACTCCAATTGTTATAAATCTACATCAAAAGCCGATTCTAGCACCGCAGAGTTTACTGTAAAAACGGTTACATTGTTGGCGAAACATGTGTACCCAAGCCCATCTATAAAGATGAAGCTGTTAgatggtttaaataaaaacgcaAACATTCCCGTACCGTTTCGGAAGTGGTCTTTTTATGAGCTACCTTCAATGAGAAAGGGAAATAAAGAGATTTGGTCGGTCACGTCAACAACTAACAGAGGTAGACCTCAATACGTTATAGTTGCATTCCAAACCAATCGAAAGGATCAGCCGAATTCAGATTGTACACTTTTCGATCACTTGAACATTATAGATCTTAAAGTATATCTAAACTCATACTGCTATCCATTCGAGTCGATGAATTTGGAGTTTGCGAAAGAAAATTATGTTGAACTCTATAAAATGTATACCGAATTTCAACCATATATTTGGGAAACATCTCGAAAACAACCGATTATGGATTTCGCAAGCTTTAAAAAAAGACCTTTATTCGTGGTGGATACCACTAAGAATAACGATGAAGAAGCCGCCCCATCCGCATCATGTGAGGTGCGTATCGAAATTCAAAGCGGTAAAGATTTTCCGCCTGATACAAAAGCATACTGTATACTACTCCAAGAATCCATGTATACATACAAACCTTTGAGTGGGGAGGTATctgtaattataaattaa
- the LOC139429549 gene encoding matrix metalloproteinase-16-like has translation MTFRRTAVVDIQGVQVDSEFEAREVTLIDLDTSHTLHLHLQSSRPFRALNEKDQKSCRYLERHHHRLGFNDGWISQVSKTYRDINILIGFRSVNHTLIQNPRINCPAKFDCKGGVLVHAEYPSIHKVKVEIHIDIDENWNFTNNNENEVNLLPVIIHEIGHSLGLDHNNRNDSVMYAYYGGVETLSQHDIDNIQRIYGRKSLDKPSISTTTSIPTTNRTQTSTTTRTTTVRPSPSTTTIRSTSVSTVNVSHICDVDEKFTAFLIYDKIVYVFFKQWVWLIDLKTKKPIQSEAVNILDWIHPLRGVLDNSDYDYVVSVDSNGLFTFIIKNEIYIIEIKSLTVRYKYRFSETELGLTDVSKIRGVVTSNYGLTYIFFDKHYIIQVDEYFYRRKKIIMSADEFFPGIPNNFSGVYKTSDGLLNFFVGDIIIRYNEYLKEVVSSSEKNLSLLGISCPYKSLIDQLKYILSTIISSNITIPAEN, from the exons ATGACATTCAGACGTACGGCAGTTGTAGATATTCAAGGTGTTCAAGTCGATTCAGAATTTGAAGCCAGAGAAGTCACTCTCATAGATTTAGACACATCCCACACGTTACATCTACATCTTCAGTCAAGCAGACCATTCCGAGCGCTGAACGAAAAGGACCAGAAGTCTTGTAGATATTTAGAACGGCATCATCATCGATTGGGTTTTAACGATGGCTGGATCAGTCAAG tttcaaAAACTTATCgagatattaacattttaatcggGTTCCGAAGTGTGAATCATACACTTATCCAAAATCCTAGGATAAATTGCCCCGCTAAATTTGATTGTAAAGGAGGTGTGCTAGTTCACGCAGAGTATCCGAGTATACATAAAGTTAAAGTTGAAATTCATATAGACATAGACGAGAATTGGAATTTCactaataataacgaaaatgaAGTCAATTTATTACCTGTTATTATACATGAAATTGGTCACTCTTTAGGATTAGATCATAATAATCGAAATGATTCCGTAATGTATGCATATTATGGTGGAGTTGAAACCTTAAGTCAGCATGACATTGATAATATACAGAGAATCTATGGACGTAAATCACTTGATAAACCTAGTATCTCTACAACAACCTCAATTCCCACTACAAATAGAACTCAAACTTCGACTACAACAAGAACAACAACAGTGAGGCCATCACcatcaacaacaacaataaggTCAACATCAGTCTCAACTGTAAACGTCtcccatatatgtgatgtggATGAAAAGTTCacagcatttttaatttacgataAAATAGTCTACGTTTTCTTTAAGCAGTGGGTTTGGTTAATTGatctaaagactaaaaaacCGATTCAATCCGAAGCTGTAAACATTTTAGATTGGATACACCCCTTGAGAGGGGTTTTAGACAATAGCGACTATGACTATGTAGTGTCAGTAGATTCAAATGGCCTATTcacatttattatcaaaaatgaaatatatataattgaaattaagagTTTAACTGTAAGGTATAAATATAGATTTTCTGAAACGGAATTAGGTTTAACTGATGTAAGTAAAATTAGAGGTGTGGTTACCAGTAATTACGGTTTGACATACATCTTTTTCGATAAACATTACATCATCCAGGTAGATGAGTACTTTTACAGaagaaaaaagattataatGTCTGCAGATGAATTCTTTCCGGGAATTCCAAACAACTTCAGTGGTGTATATAAAACGTCTGatggtttattaaatttctttgttgGGGATATAATTATCCGTTacaatgaatatttaaaagagGTTGTGAGTAGTTCGGAAAAGAACCTATCTTTATTGGGTATATCTTGTCCCTATAAGTCTTTAATTGATCAACTCAAATATATATTGTCTACaataatttcatcaaatatcACAATTCCAGcggaaaattaa